The genomic region CATTTGATTAATGCTGCAACGTGCACTGTTGGCCTTCCTGATATATCATATTTGGCAAGAGTGAAACTTCAGAACTTCTCAAGAAATCCAAATACCACATCTTTATTGGTTATTGAATAGATACGCATAGAATTGTTAGCATATTGTAGGCCTGATTCAATTGAAGTTGTGATTGTCTACAGAATTTGGTGGATAGCGTGGCAATAGACACTGCTATACGGGCAATTTGTTATacattattttacattaatgAAATATACCTTAACACccccctaaaaaaaattatgtatgtatatattgattaattgaaaaacaCTAATCTAGTTTTTCGAATTAGACCTACTGAAATCAGACTTGGTATAGGGTAGAGTTGGTTTTGAAAGAGGCTAAGGTGGGTTTTGGGTCCTCTACAAATGGAGTAGGTCAAAGCAAGATAACTATGATAGCACATCCACATACAGGACTACGATGGCATTTGAACGACTAGGAACCAAGAAAATAGTGAGCACCCTACACGGGCATCCTTAGTCTCATTCTGGACAACATCTGTGTCCGTTGAATACAATGGTGGTAAAACGAACAAATGATGTACCCCTGCAACCACTATCCAAACTCAACGACGACATCAGTACATAACTCAACATCATCTCCCTAGTCACAATGAATTTACCCACACCATGCTTCTCATCTAATGCTTTGGACTTAACATTACATGTTCTCCGCCATCCGTCATCATatccaaatttaattgaaatatgttTGACTTCGATATAACCTGTTTGAACCCATCTTATTGtcatttttagagaaaatacattatatatatatataaatatagtgtGAAGTactaatctaattaattatgtctattcatttaatttttccattcttAATGCAGtctaatttcaataataaataaaattggacagaaatagaaataaaatagagaaGGGGTAATTccaaataaggaaaaaaagtaaaaagtccAAAATCTCCTCATGGTCCTACTATGCACTAATGTCTAATGATCAGAGGGCACACCAAATCTTGCCTACACCTCCGTACCATCCTATAAGAACTCTGACGCCCATTCTCAACCAGCGTCAAAAGGCGCACCGCAGTGGAAATCCACCTCAGCTCCACCCATCTCAGTCCAgtgagatgaaaatgaaattgatcTAAGGAAAACTGTGCGTgggaattttcatttattcagCTTGATTTTCTGCTGCGATCTGTTTTCCGGTTCGAATGATCGATTTTTCGAGATTTTGTTTGAGATTTTGAGGTGTGAGGTTTGGTTTCGCGGGAATCAGTGGGTTTGACGTTACAATGCGAGCTGGTTCTCGTTGAATTTAGTGAAATTTTAGTGGGAAATTTGAGATGCAAGAAACCCTAAGTTTTGGGGATTTTATCTCGGCTTCAGCGGATATGTGAAAGGTAAAACCCTAactcctctttttcttttgttttttaaccCTTAGTCCCTAAGTTTTCTTTATATGTTCCAAGGTGGTGTATTTTGTgtgtttctattttattttggtttttagTGCTGTGAAGTTTGCtggttttattgttttggGTGGTTTGTGGAGTGGACTTGAATTGTGTTGTTTGGATGAGAATTCGTGTGTGTGAGCTAATATTGGACTGTTCTTCTGATGTTTGATTTGGGGGATGAGAAAGTTTGGACTTTTTCCGTctgttattttcttgaattgcaTGCTTAAGTTGGttctgttttcttttactAAGCTTCTGGAAGAGTGTTCTGAAAAATatctgtatataatttttggctTTTCGTGTCTCTGGTTTTGCATGTTTTCTCTTAGTGAGAATGATTGGTGAGAAATCAAATCGATTACGTTGTTGTCGAGGCATGGCTAGTTGATGAGTTGATGGCAAACTAATGTAAGTGGTAGATATGAAGATATTTGCTTGGACTGGGAGGAGGGAAGAAAGCCTAAATGGTATCTTTATAACTTGATGTGGAAAACTGCGGCTGGAAAGGATTACAAATAGTAATCTTTTACCTTTTGGCAGGCGAGTGAACTAACACGCGGGTTTCACTTAATTGTTGACAACTTCTACTTGTGATGGATTAATTCATAGGTGGAAATGGTAATTTTGTCGAGATGGTGTACCGATTTTGGTCGAAGATATCTTATGGCATTTATGAGGACACTGCAATAGTGTTGTCCTCTTATACAAACTTTTTGGTTTCTGATTGAGCTTTATCAAGCTTAATCATGTTTGTTCGTTGTAAATCAAGGCTCCGttgtatttttctaatttttatttctttttctgtgaTATCTGCAGAAAGTGATATGAATAGGGAAGTGTTAGGAAATTTCATGACCGTCAGGACAAAACCAGCAGCTCTAGTTGTTGCAAAGGGCAATGGCTACCGAGATGATGCTGGGCAATCTAAGGTGGAACCTCATGTGGGGTTAGAGTTTGATTCAGCTGAGGAGGCACAGGAGTTTTACAGTGCCTATGCTACCCAAGTGGGTTTCAAAATTAGGATTGGGCAGCTGTATAGATCCAGAGTTGACGGTTCTGTTATTTCACGGAGGTTTGTGTGTTCAAAGGAGGGGTTTCAGACAAACACAAGAACTGGTTGCCCAGCTTTCATAAGAGTGCAAAAGGCTGATTCTGGGAAGTGGGTTTTAGCCAATGTGAAGAAGGAACACAATCATGAATTTGAAGCCTCTGGAGAACTTTGTCCGCCTAGGATACAGAGGAAAAGTTTCCCAACTCCAAGGTCATCTTGTGGTGGCGCGAGCCGGACAGGAATCAGATCCCATGAGGATGATGGTCCATCAGGTGTTGTTGATATGAAGCGTCTCAAAAAGGAAGAGATCGATGGAATAGTTGGACCCATAGGTGAACCTTATAAAGGACTTGAATTTAATTGTGCTAATGAAGCTTACAAATTCTATTATACCTATGCAGCTAATACAGGGTTCAGGATCAGGATAGGTCAGTTATTCCGTTCTAAAAATGATGGATCAATTACATCACGGAGATTTGTATGCTCCAAGGAAGGGCATCAGCACCCATCCAGAGTTGGTTGTGGTGCATATATGAGAATACAAAGACAAGAGTCAGGAAGGTGGGTGGTTGATCGTCTTCAGAAGGAACACAATCACGAATTTGAGTCTCCGACAGATCCTAGTAGAACTGTGACAGTTGCATCAAAGGGGTATAGAGAGGAAGGAAACAGTGTTTTGGAGAACTTAGATTTAGTTGAAACAAATGGAGGCCTTAGCCTTGTCAAACGAATTCGAGAAAGTAACATCGATAGTGATTGGTATAATCTACTACTTGAATACTTTCAATCTCGGCAAGCTGAAGATACAGGATTCTTTTACGGAGTGGAAATGCATGAGGGTAAAGGCATGAGCCTTTTCTGGGCTGATGCAAGGTCTAGATTTGCGTGTACCCAGTTCGGAGATGCCATTGTGTTTGATACAACATACAGGAGAGGTAGTTATTTGGTGCCATTTGCTTCATTTGTTGGAGTTAATCATCACCGCCAACCTGTACTTCTTGGTTGTGCTCTAGTTGCGGATGAATCTGAGGAGTCATTTACTTGGATATTTCAAGCTTGGCTTAGGGCAATGTCAGGGCACCGTCCTCTGTCTATAATAGCTGATCAGGACCGGGCCATTCAGAATGCAATTGCCCAAGTTTTTCCTGGGACACATCATCGGTTCTCTGCCTGGCAAATTCTTGCTAAAGAACAGGAGAACTTGGGTGCACTGCTCTCCATGGATGGCGAGTTCAAATATGAGTATGAAACTTGCATTTTCCAGAGCCAGACAGCTAGTGAATTTGATTCTGCTTGGAATATGCTCATGAACAAATATAACCTGAGAGAGAACATCTGGTTCAAGGAGATGTATAGAATGCGCAAAAGTTGGGTTCCCTTGCACATAAAGGGAACATTTTTTGCTGGCATCCCCGTGGATGGAAGCTTAAAGCCGTATTTCAGCACAATCTTGACTCCCCAGACACCTCCCAACGAATTTGTTGTACGATATGAGAAAGCTCTTGAACAGCGGCGTGAGGAAGAAAGGAAGGAGGATTTCAACTCTTTTAACTTGCAAGCAGTTATGCACACAAAGGACCCCATAGAAGAACAGTGTCGAAGGCTTTACACAATCACAATGTTCAAAGTTTTCCAGAAGGAGCTTTTGGAATGTTATAGTTATGTTGGAATAAAGATAAACGTTGAAGGAGCCATTAGTAGATATCTGGTGCAGAAGTGCGGAAATGGTGATGAGAGGAATACTGTTGCCTTCAACGCGTCGAATCTGAACATCACATGTAGTTGTAAAATGTTTGAGTTTGAAGGCGTTCTTTGCAGGCATGCCCTGAAGGTGTTCCAAATAATGAACATAAGGGAGCTTCCATCTCGCTATATCTTGCATCGGTGGACTAAAAACGCCAAATACGGCATACTAAGAGATGCTGATTCAGGAGGCGGCGCCCAAGACTTCAAGGCCTTGATGTTGTGGAGTTTGAGAGAAGAAGCCCGGAACTATATCGATGCTGGAGCAGCATCTTTGGAGAGATACAAACTCGCCTTCGAGATCATGCAGGAGGGTAGAAGGAATCTCTGCTGGCAAAACTAGGACGTGTCTCAACCATATGTAAGAGATGTAAATTTtccttctaaaatttttatcttcattCAAGGCCATACAAACTCGGAGCTGTCAAACTCTGAAGGTTAGTAAGTCTTTGCCAGTTTCATCCATGTAATTAAATAGCatcccttttttcttgtatccGAGCTGATTCTCGGCTCGAATTGTAGTTGTTATCTGTTTAATGTATCGATCAGGCAGTGGTTGAATGAAGATATTCTCAAACCAATATGCTGTTCTTGTGCTACTTTTACGAGCTTTTTCTCTTGATTTGTGGGTGTGAAAGCATGAAAAAGGTGGCATGAAGCTTTCAAAATCTGCATCCAACATTATATCCCTGTACATGTCTTTTACTAGACCATTATAAGCATTTGTATGGTTTTAAGGATTTCTCATTTCATTTTCTCCCTTGCTGTTGTtgcttttctccttttttaattttccagGCAGTTGATCTTCTAAGTTTGATTAGAAGTGCCTTGAAGTTGAAACTCAACCTCAAATTTTTCCGTGGT from Sesamum indicum cultivar Zhongzhi No. 13 linkage group LG3, S_indicum_v1.0, whole genome shotgun sequence harbors:
- the LOC105156950 gene encoding protein FAR1-RELATED SEQUENCE 7-like, with the protein product MNREVLGNFMTVRTKPAALVVAKGNGYRDDAGQSKVEPHVGLEFDSAEEAQEFYSAYATQVGFKIRIGQLYRSRVDGSVISRRFVCSKEGFQTNTRTGCPAFIRVQKADSGKWVLANVKKEHNHEFEASGELCPPRIQRKSFPTPRSSCGGASRTGIRSHEDDGPSGVVDMKRLKKEEIDGIVGPIGEPYKGLEFNCANEAYKFYYTYAANTGFRIRIGQLFRSKNDGSITSRRFVCSKEGHQHPSRVGCGAYMRIQRQESGRWVVDRLQKEHNHEFESPTDPSRTVTVASKGYREEGNSVLENLDLVETNGGLSLVKRIRESNIDSDWYNLLLEYFQSRQAEDTGFFYGVEMHEGKGMSLFWADARSRFACTQFGDAIVFDTTYRRGSYLVPFASFVGVNHHRQPVLLGCALVADESEESFTWIFQAWLRAMSGHRPLSIIADQDRAIQNAIAQVFPGTHHRFSAWQILAKEQENLGALLSMDGEFKYEYETCIFQSQTASEFDSAWNMLMNKYNLRENIWFKEMYRMRKSWVPLHIKGTFFAGIPVDGSLKPYFSTILTPQTPPNEFVVRYEKALEQRREEERKEDFNSFNLQAVMHTKDPIEEQCRRLYTITMFKVFQKELLECYSYVGIKINVEGAISRYLVQKCGNGDERNTVAFNASNLNITCSCKMFEFEGVLCRHALKVFQIMNIRELPSRYILHRWTKNAKYGILRDADSGGGAQDFKALMLWSLREEARNYIDAGAASLERYKLAFEIMQEGRRNLCWQN